The Bubalus kerabau isolate K-KA32 ecotype Philippines breed swamp buffalo chromosome X, PCC_UOA_SB_1v2, whole genome shotgun sequence genome has a segment encoding these proteins:
- the LOC129639952 gene encoding pre-rRNA-processing protein TSR2 homolog: MDGLKGTVVCASLEAWPTLQITVENGFVHSQEKAEWLGSAVEEYFFHNADLELDEVKDFLRELMTNEFNTVVGGGSLPQVSQQLQTMFHHFQRSDRAALKAMASLITQRKCKVRVNGLNTARETDEDDGAKSMKEVEIAAVKDGAAKDGICPQPEHFGPDSQTIKEEDTVEDGQTRERNEWGWKRSNLKTMSILAQDLDE, from the exons aTGGATGGCCTGAAGG GGACTGTGGTCTGTGCATCACTGGAGGCCTGGCCCACCTTGCAGATCACTGTGGAGAATGGCTTTGTGCACAGCCAGGAGAAGGCTGAATGGCTGGGGAGTGCAGTGGAGGAGTACTTCTTCCACAATGCTGACTTGGAGCTAGATGAGGTGAAGGACTTCCTCAGGGAGCTAATGACAAACGAGTTTAATACAGTTGTGGGGGGTGGGAGTCTGCCCCAGGTGAGTCAGCAGCTACAGACCATGTTCCACCACTTCCAGAGGAGTGATAGGGCTGCTCTGAAGGCGATGGCCTCTCTCATCACCCAAAGAAAGTGTAAGGTCAGAGTCAATGGACTGAATACAGCCAGAGAGACTGATGAGGATGATGGTGCAAAGAGCATGAAGGAGGTGGAGATTGCAGCTGTGAAAGATGGGGCAGCTAAAGATGGGATCTGCCCACAGCCTGAACACTTTGGTCCAGACTCCCAGACTATTAAGGAAGAGGATACAGTGGAGGATGGCCAgaccagagaaagaaatgagtgGGGCTGGAAACG